One window of the Colletotrichum destructivum chromosome 4, complete sequence genome contains the following:
- a CDS encoding Putative major facilitator superfamily, MFS transporter superfamily — MSIKNVHDTSTAIQPETHDELRTVKRANKDNNVPDDATTPSDSELAREAALTALTVEEEKKLIRKVDWRLIPLLAMLYLVKKLDESNVSQARIMNKGTERNILTQLDITSDQYGMVTVLYTVPYILAEIPSNLLLKRFKPSRWQSRIMLSWGIVTACTAAVHNLGGLYACRFLLGLTEAGMFPGIILQLSYWYRPDEIAVRLMWIFALGNVSGILGGLLAYGFHAVSGAAGLSGWQWLFAFEGVCTVLLSGLVLFALPDFPGNTKWLSPVESAFLQARLPPNSPRSSEKNFAGSEIIASLKDKRLWLFTLSWALMTCGKNGIDFYRPSIIANMGFSDIATAQVLNIPTSAVAIFLILSLGAWSNKAKIPLPLFPIGCTVVIVAMYSILVVYPNDIGVYLGMMIGVACGTAWFPLMWPWRAQTVNGATGSAFAIGFVNSYGQVGDALGPQMFQEKYAPSYQLPFGLSMGLVGLCGIVNGVTWWVTRRTESDTRRHKRARILAKKNNEAVLDDVVDLDLERKLRV, encoded by the exons ATGAGTATCAAAAACGTTCATGATACGTCTACTGCCATTCAACCAGAGACTCATGACGAGTTGCGGACGGTGAAGCGGGCCAACAAAGACAACAATGTCCCGGACGACGCAACCACACCGTCAGACAGCGAGCTGGCTCGAGAGGCAGCGCTCACCGCCCTGactgtcgaagaagagaagaagctcaTCCGCAAGGTTGACTGGCGCTTGATTCCCCTCCTTGCCATGTTATACCTTGtgaagaagctggacgaGAGTAAT GTTTCCCAAGCTCGCATCATGAACAAGGGCACGGAGAGAAATATCCTGACCCAGCTCGACATCACGTCTGATCAGTACGGCATGGTCACGGTTCTGTATACT GTGCCCTACATTCTGGCTGAAATCCCGTCCAACCTGTTGCTGAAAAGATTCAAGCCGTCCCGATGGCAGTCCAGAATCATGCTCTCCTGGGGCATTGTCACCGCTTGCACGGCCGCAGTCCATAACTTGGGGGGTCTCTACGCTTGCCGGTTCCTCCTTGGCTTG ACCGAGGCTGGGATGTTTCCCGGTATCATTCTCCAGCTGTCGTACTGGTACCGCCCGGACGAGATCGCCGTCCGACTGATGTGGATCT TCGCCTTGGGGAACGTGTCTGGTATCCTTGGTGGTTTGCTAGCCTATGGATTCCATGCCGTGTCAGGAGCAGCCGGGCTGTCCGGTTGGCAGTG GCTCTTCGCGTTTGAGGGAGTCTGTACCGTGCTTCTTTCTGGTCTCGTCCTTTTCGCCCTGCCTGACT TCCCTGGAAACACAAAGTGGTTGTCTCCCGTCGAAAGCGCATTCCTACAGGCCCGTCTGCCGCCAAACTCCCCCCGGTCGTCCGAGAAGAACTTTGCCGGCAGCGAGATCATTGCATCCCTCAAGGACAAGCGGCTCTGGCTCTTCACGCTCAGCTGGGCCCTGATGACGTGCGGGAAAAACGGTATCGACTTCTACCGCCCGAGCATCATCGCCAATATGGGGTTCAG CGACATTGCCACCGCCCAGGTCCTGAACATCCCTACATCCGCCGTAGCCATCTTCCTGATTCTCTCGCTGGGTGCCTGGTCCAACAAGGCCAAGATCCCTCTCCCGCTGTTCCCCATCGGATgcaccgtcgtcatcgtcgccatgtACTCGATCCTCGTGGTGTACCCCAACGACATTGGCGTGTATCTCGGAATGATGATTGGCGTCGCTTGCGGCACCGCCTGGTTCCC TCTCATGTGGCCGTGGCGTGCTCAGACAGTCAATGGCGCAACGGGATCCGCCTTTGCGATTGGTTTCGTCAACAGCTACGGACAAGTCGGCGACGCGCTGGGGCCGCAGATGTTCCAGGAAAAATACGCGCCGTCGTACCAGCTGCCGTTCGGCCTTTCCatgggcctcgtcggcctctgcggcatcgtcaacggcgtGACCTGGTGGGTGACGCGTCGGACGGAGAGCGACACACGCAGACACAAGCGGGCCAGGATCCTGGCCAAGAAAAACAACGAAGCCGTgctggacgacgtcgtcgacctggacctggagCGCAAGCTGCGTGTCTGA
- a CDS encoding Putative Rhodanese-like domain-containing protein, translating to MARSTTTTSLELRQHWLHRREVALLDVREEGPYAESHPFFALSVPVSELEARLPALVPRLAAPIVVYDNGEGYVDRAVARIAALGYRDVSILDGGLAAYVRVGEVFRDVNVPSKAFGELVAAIRRTPSLPALEVKRVLEESGGRHDDDDDDDDDDDNNDVVVLDARRFEEYHTMTIPGSRSCPGGELLYRLFDAAPDPATTVIVHCAGRTRSIVGAQSLVNAGVPNKVVALENGTIGWTLAGFDLDTGKDARVGPPSTAGVQRAREHARAWARHVGVSVIDADQLALFTASAEDRTLYLLDIRDPEEYARGHPDGFVSAPGGQLVQATDEWVGVRGARIVLYDTDGVRGLMTASWLLQLGWDVHVLQEDVTPPGGLHQARQPPSWHTRNSTSGITVEELESRLGDAAVVDLARSPTYRKGHIPGAWFASGPELARDLVRVPGTGPIVLTSPDGAVSSANVEHASQAIAGPSSVRQLLHLVGGTAAWKAAGYALDTEPKWLSEPIDVYKRPYEGTGNAEKDMQGYIDWEHGLVAQVANDGIACFHVVREQTA from the coding sequence ATGGCCAGgtcaaccaccaccacctctcTCGAGCTGCGCCAGCACTGGCTGCACCGCCGCGAGGtggccctcctcgacgtccgcGAAGAGGGCCCCTACGCCGAGTCCCATCCCTTCTTCGCCCTGAGCGTCCCCGTctccgagctcgaggcgaGACTGCCCGCCCTCGTCCCGCGCCTCGCCGCGCCCATCGTCGTCTacgacaacggcgagggCTACGTCGACCGCGCCGTGGCACGCATCGCCGCCTTGGGTTACCGGGACGTCTccatcctcgacggcggtctGGCGGCCTAcgtccgcgtcggcgaggtcttCCGCGACGTCAACGTGCCATCCAAAGCCTTTGGCGAGctggtcgccgccatccgccgcacgccgtcgctgccCGCACTGGAGGTCAAGAGGGTGCTGGAGGAGAGCGGCGGgcgccacgacgacgacgacgacgacgacgacgacgacgacaacaacgacgtcgtcgtcctggacGCGAGGAGGTTCGAGGAGTACCACACTATGACCATCCCGGGCTCCCGGAGCTgccccggcggcgagctgctgtACCGCCTGTTCGATGCCGCGCCGGACCCGGCCaccaccgtcatcgtccacTGCGCCGGGCGTACGCGCagcatcgtcggcgcccagtccctcgtcaacgccggcgtCCCGAACAAGGTCGTCGCTCTGGAGAACGGGACCATCGGCTGGAccctcgccggcttcgacctGGACACCGGTAAGGATGCGCGCGTCGgcccgccgtcgacggccggggTGCAACGGGCTCGGGAGCACGCCCGGGCGTGGGCGCGGCACGTCGGCGTCTCCGTCATCGACGCTGACCAGCTCGCGCTTttcacggcctcggccgaggacAGGACACTCTACCTGCTCGACATCCGTGACCCGGAAGAGTACGCCCGAGGACATCCCGACGGGTTCGTCTCCGCCCCCGGCGGTCAGCTCGTCCAGGCCACGGATGAATGGGTCGGAGTGCGGGGTGCGCGCATCGTCCTGTACGATACCGACGGCGTCAGAGGTCTTATGACGGCCAGCTGGCTCCTCCAGCTCGGTTGGGATGTTCACGTCTTGCAGGAGGACGTCACGCCGCCCGGCGGCCTGCACCAGGCCCGGCAGCCGCCCTCATGGCATACACGGAACTCGACAAGTGGCATCACGGTCGAGGAACTAGAGAGtcgtctcggcgacgcggccgtGGTGGACCTCGCCCGCAGTCCGACATACCGCAAAGGTCACATTCCAGGTGCGTGGTTCGCCTCCGGCCCCGAGCTGGCCCGGGACCTCGTCCGCGTGCCGGGCACCGGGCCCATCGTGCTCACGTCGCCAGACGGTGCCGTTTCCTCCGCCAACGTCGAGCATGCGAGCCAAGCCATCGCcggcccctcctccgtccgGCAACTTCTCCACCTAGTTGGGGGCACTGCGGCGTGGAAAGCGGCGGGCTATGCACTTGACACGGAGCCGAAGTGGCTGTCAGAGCCCATTGACGTGTACAAACGTCCGTACGAGGGGACAGGGAATGCCGAGAAGGACATGCAGGGCTACATTGACTGGGAGCACGGGCTTGTTGCCCAGGTTGCCAACGATGGCATCGCGTGTTTCCACGTCGTGCGTGAGCAGACAGCATAG
- a CDS encoding Putative PA domain, transferrin receptor-like, dimerization domain, peptidase M28, producing the protein MRGQIPLALTFAALASACQRDFILEKRHTHRKPITKRADDQWPPVLSEEETILVNAFDNVTIDEWSDYYGHQVKLAGLGKEAAQWTADRWTENGFDAHLSEYHVYLSYPVHASLEITYANGTTSEVRLDEDVLEEDDVTGREDNQPTFHGYSASGNVTAEYVYVGRGSQLDFDRLVELGVELEGKIALARYGGLFRGLKVKNAQDHGMIGAVIFTDPADDGNLTVANGYEAYPNGPARHPSAVQKGSVLFLSTHPGDPTTPGYPSHEGVDRADISPVTPKIPSIPISYASAEPLLQALDGFGVSAEDVNRTVWAGALKANYSTGPAPGVTLHLDNLMEGKITPIWNVIGHLNGTNADETIVIGNHRDTWMIGGNGDPNSGSAILVEFTKAVNALVSKGWKPRRNIVIASWDAEEYGLVGSTEWVEDHVDWLTETAVAYLNIDVAVSGPRPNLATTPELHAIGTEIFKKVIYPNFGAFNISLYDAWEEASGGVVEALGSGSDYTGFLHRGINSLDVGSSGGATDPIWHYHSNYDSYHWMATFGDPGFLQHAAIGQYLALLAFHLADDEVLPIDVPNYAAELRAYLEDLVEYAEAEGAAAAGLDLSELSDAVDVFAARADEVKALERLAVTTNDTALIAVVNHKYRDFQRGFISQGGLPDREFYKHVVTAPGLDTGYAPVLFPGITEGIQYGDGNLTVAQEWVSKTARGILRAADIIKT; encoded by the exons ATGCGTGGCCAGATCCCCCTCGCCCTGACCTTTGCGGCGCTGGCATCGGCTTGCCAGCGCGACTTCATCCTCGAGAAGAGGCACACGCACCGCAAGCCCATCACCAAGAGGGCCGACGACCAGTGGCCCCCGGTGctctcggaggaggagacgatCCTGGTCAACGCCTTCGACAACGTCACCATCGACGAGTGGTCCGACTACTACGGCCACCAGGTCaagctcgccggcctcggcaaggaggcggcgcagtGGACGGCGGACCGGTGGACCGAGAACGGCTTCGACGCGCACCTGAGCGAGTACCACGTCTACCTGAGCTACCCGGTCCACGCCTCGTTGGAGATCACGTACGCCAACGGCACGACCAGCGAGGTCaggctggacgaggatgtcctcgaggaggacgacgtgacgGGCCGGGAAGACAACCAGCCCACCTTCCACGGCTACTCGGCGTCGGGCAACGTGACTGCGGAATACGTCTACGTCGG ACGTGGATCGCAGCTCGACTTtgaccgcctcgtcgagctgggcgtcgagctcgaagGCAAGATTGCCCTCGCCCGATACGGAGGTCTCTTCCGAGGCCTGAAGGTGAAGAACGCGCAGGATCACGGCATGATCGGAGCCGTCATCTTCACCGaccccgccgacgacggcaacctGACCGTGGCCAACGGCTACGAAGCGTATCCCA ATGGCCCGGCTAGACACCCCAGCGCGGTCCAGAAGGGCTCCGTCTTGTTCCTCTCAACACACCCCGGCGACCCGACGACTCCGGGCTACCCTTCCCACGAGGGCGTGGACCGCGCCGACATCTCGCCCGTCACCCCCAAGatcccctccatccccatcTCATACGCATCCGCCGAGCCCCTGCTGCAGGCCCTGGACGGCTTCGGCGTGTCTGCCGAGGACGTCAACCGCACGGTCTGGGCGGGCGCGCTCAAGGCCAACTACAGCACCGGCCCGGCGCCCGGCGTCACCCTCCACCTCGACAACCTGATGGAGGGCAAGATCACGCCGATCTGGAACGTCATCGGCCACCTGAACGGCACAAACGCCGACGAGACCATTGTCATCGGGAACCACCGCGACACCTGGATGATCGGGGGCAACGGGGACCCCAACTCGGGCTcggccatcctcgtcgagttCACAAAGGCCGTCAACGCCCTCGTGTCCAAGGGctggaagccgaggaggaacAT CGTCATCGCCTCCTGGGACGCCGAGGAgtacggcctcgtcggcagCACGGAGTGGGTGGAGGACCACGTCGACTGGCTGACGGAGACGGCCGTCGCGTACCTCAacatcgacgtcgccgtctccggcCCGCGGCCAAACCTCGCCACGACTCCCGAGCTGCACGCCATCGGCACGGAGATCTTCAAGAAGGTCATCTACCCCAACTTCGGCGCCTTCAACATCAGCCTGTACGACGCGTGGGAGGAGGCgtcgggcggcgtcgtcgaggccctcggtAGCGGCAGCGACTACACTGGCTTCCTGCACCGGGGCATCAACTCG ctcgacgtcggctccagcggcggcgcgacggaTCCCATCTGGCACTACCACAGCAACTACGACAGCTACCACTGGATGGCCACCTTTGGCGACCCGGGCTTCCTCCAgcacgccgccatcggccagTACCTCGCCCTGCTGGCCTTCCACCTcgctgacgacgaggtgctgCCCATCGACGTGCCCAACTATGCCGCCGAGCTGCGTGCGtacctcgaggacctggtcgagtacgccgaggccgagggggccgcggccgcggggcTCGACCTCTCGGAGCTgtccgacgccgtcgatgtcTTCGCCGCgcgcgccgacgaggtcaaggcGCTCGAGCGgctcgccgtcaccaccaacGACACGGCGCTGATTGCCGTCGTCAACCACAAGTACCGCGACTTCCAGAGGGGCTTCATCAGCCAGGGCGGCCTGCCGGACCGGGAGTTTTACAAGCACGTCGTGACCGCGCCTGGGCTGGACACGG GCTACGCACCTGTGCTGTTCCCCGGCATCACCGAGGGGATCCAGTACGGCGACGGTAACCTGACGGTCGCGCAGGAGTGGGTGTCCAAGACGGCGCGGGGTATCCTGCGGGCCGCCGACATTATCAAGACTTAA
- a CDS encoding Putative cytochrome P450: MTRHDNDVMPAELLSRRTQLVSSSPGAALAILLILAWYLRSWYRLRHIPGPFLNSISIAPMNYMTLGGKLSFRLKDLGDRYGKRTQFIHKVPLHPGFISLTVCCLFVGPLVRVGPNEVLFGDADSYRAISAVRSDFTKGPWYALSKVVPDQDSLFSLRDDEKRKELKAKLSPGYAGRENGGFEAGIDSIVARLVTLIGSKYTSTPTDFRPIEFSHKAQYFALDVVSELSFGEALGFVAGDEDLFRYVETNDRIFPVLAVMLNMPWLGIAMQRWPLNKLLPFESDRFGFGRLMGMAKNLADKKLAAGLDENNMVQIHLRNGVTYKELLAEIFLELIAGSDSTATAIRMTMLCLLNTPAALNALRQELDTGISKGLISSPIRDAEARRLPYLQAVIKEGLRMYPPSTGLNYKQVAKGGAELCGQFLPEGTQLGVNIHQLMRSKATFGPDADVFRPERWLEAAAAAADDNDDDSNGETRFREMAGVVDLAFGHGRFQCLGKTIAAMELNKIFVELLRRFDFAVVTPQEPLKLYDAAFWVTTDFWLRVTKRP, translated from the exons ATGACGCGCCACGATAACGATGTCATGCCGGCGGAGCTGCTCAGCCGTCGAACCCAGCtggtctcgtcgtctcccgGAGCAGCGTTGGCGATACTCCTGATCCTGGCGTGGTATCTACGGTCGTGGTACAGGTTGCGACACATCCCCGGCCCCTTTCTCaactccatctccatcgcgCCCATGAACTACATGACCCTCGGCGGGAAACTCAGCTTCCGGCTCAAGGACCTAGGTGACAGATACGGTAAAAGAACTCAATTCATTCACAAGGTGCCGCTTCATCCGGGTTTCATCAGTCTCACAGTATGTTGTCTTTTTGTAGGCCCGCTGGTCCGTGTCGGCCCGAACGAGGTCTTATTCGGCGATGCGGATAGCTATCGCGCCATCTCGGCTGTCCGCTCCGACTTCACAAAGGGCCCGTGGTACGCCCTCTCCAAAGTCGTTCCGGACCAGGACAGTCTGTTCTCGctccgagacgacgagaagcgcaaggagTTGAAGGCCAAGCTGAGTCCAGGC TACGCCGGACGAGAGAacggcggcttcgaggcGGGCATAGACAGCATCGTCGCGCGGCTCGTCACGCTCATCGGGTCCAAGTacacgtcgacgccgaccgACTTCCGCCCGATCGAGTTCTCTCACAAGGCCCAGTActtcgccctcgacgtcgtgaGCGAGCTCTCGTTCGGCGAGGCCCTGggcttcgtcgccggcgacgaggacctgtTCCGCTACGTCGAGACCAACGACCGCATCTtccccgtcctcgccgtcatgCTGAACATGCCGTGGCTGGGCATTGCGATGCAGCGATGGCCGCTGAACAAGCTGCTGCCGTTCGAGAGCGACCGGTTCGGCTTCGGGAGGCTCATGGG TATGGCGAAGAACTTGGCAGACAAAAAGTTGGCTGCCGGGCTGGACGAGAACAACATGGTACAAATCCACCTTCGCAACGGGGTCACGTACAAGGAGCTCTTGGCCGAGATCTTTCTCGAGCT GATCGCCGGCTCggactcgacggcgacggcgatccgCATGACCATGCTCTGCCTCCTCAACACGCCGGCGGCTCTGAACGCGCTCCGCCAAGAACTCGACACCGGCATCTCCAAAGGCCTCATCAGCTCTCCAATCCGCGATGCCGAGGCGCGCCGGCTCCCGTACCTGCAGGCCGTCATCAAGGAAGGGCTCCGCATGTACCCGCCGTCCACGGGCCTCAATTACAAGCAGGTGGCcaagggcggcgcggagCTCTGCGGGCAGTTCCTCCCCGAGGGAACGCAGCTGGGCGTCAACATACACCAGCTGATGCGGTCGAAGGCGACGTTCGGGCCAGATGCCGATGTCTTCAGGCCGGAACGCTGGTtggaggccgccgccgctgctgctgatgatAATGATGATGACAGTAATGGCGAGACGCGCTTTCGCGAGATGGCGGGTGTCGTTGACCTCGCCTTCGGCCACGGCCGGTTCCAGTGCCTCGGCAAGACCATCGCGGCCATGGAGCTAAACAAGATCTTTGTCGAG TTGCTACGCAGGTTTGACTTCGCGGTTGTGACACCACAAGAGCCGCTCAAGCTATATGATGCCGCGTTCTGGGTGACGACAGACTTTTGGCTACGAGTGACCAAAAGGCCGTGA
- a CDS encoding Putative TauD/TfdA-like domain, taurine dioxygenase TauD-like superfamily: MSTTTTTTTVTWVTPAAKQPPGQPEINYAPDYDKWQARVARRLSQGNLHTELPDGFPSQLTGPMVWEGETLAETYDWTYVLNAEQLAEVDRAVAHFHSLHLSYGHINVETFPLPTLHPVLRRLSHELHSGHGFFVLRGIKVEEHTREENFIIYAGLSAHVAAQRGRQDHKYNGEPADVVLTHVKDLSHADPNNIIGSPAYTTDKQVFHTDSGDIVALFALETAKEGGASKLTSTWRVYNEIARTRPDLIHTLSEPWDMEVFEKADKQWTERPLLYLLPATETSPQRVSLQYGRRYFVGFGALPRSSEIPPITEAQAEALDTLHFTGERFCVNTEFEKGDIQYVNNLSLFHARDGFVNQDEKQRHLLRLWLRDPESAWATPEVLQKRWDQIYKDVRPETEVFPLEPYIRSAANKGR; encoded by the exons ATGTCTACGACGACTACTACCACCACCGTTACCTGGGTCACTCCAGCAGCGAAGCAGCCCCCAGGTCAACCCGAAATCAACTATGCGCCCGACTACGACAAGTGGCAAGCCCGCGTCGCCAGACGGCTCTCCCAAGGCAACCTCCATACCGAGTTGCCCGACGGGTTTCCCTCTCAGCTGACCGGGCCCATGGTGTGGGAGGGCGAGACACTGGCAGAGACGTACGACTGGACGTACGTCCTGAACgccgagcagctggccgaggttgacCGAGCTGTCGCTCACTTCCACT CTCTCCATCTTTCGTACGGCCACATCAACGTCGAGACCTTCCCGTTACCGACCCTGCATCCTGTTCTTCGACGCCTCTCTCATGAGTTGCACAGCGGCCACGGCTTTTTTGTTCTCCGCGgcatcaaggtcgaggagcacACCCGGGAGGAGAACTTCATCATCTATGCTGGCCTCTCTGCTCACGTGGCCGCAcagcgaggacggcaagaccACAAGTACAACGGCGAGCCCGCCGACGTGGTCCTCACTCACGTCAAGGACCTCAGTCACGCCGACCCGAACAACATAATCGGCAGCCCGGCCTACACTACTGACAAGCAGGTCTTCCACACTGACTCGGGCGACATTGTCGCTCTCTTCGCCCTCGAGACCGCCAAGGAGGGAGGCGCAAGTAAGCTGACTAGTACGTGGCGGGTGTATAACGAGATCGCCCGGACACGGCCTGACCTGATCCACACCCTGTCCGAGCCGTGGGATATGGAAGT GTTCGAAAAGGCCGACAAGCAGTGGACAGAGAGGCCGTTGTTGTACCTCCTGCCCGCCACCGAGACATCGCCCCAGAGGGTCTCGTTGCAGTACGGGCGCCGCTACTTTGTAGGATTCGGGGCTCTGCCGCGCAGCTCAGAGATCCCGCCCATCACCGAGGCCCAGGCTGAAGCCCTGGATACCCTGCACTTCACCGGGGAGAGGTTTTGCGTGAACACGGAATTCGAAAAGGGCGACATCCAGTACGTTAACAATCTCAGCCTCTTCCACGCCCGCGACGGCTTCGTCAACCAGGACGAGAAGCA GCGCCACCTACTCCGTCTTTGGCTCCGCGATCCGGAGAGTGCGTGGGCCACTCCCGAAGTCCTCCAGAAGAGATGGGATCAGATCTACAAGGATGTCCGGCCTGAGACTGAGGTTTTCCCGCTCGAGCCATACATCCGCAGCGCAGCCAACAAGGGTCGCTAG
- a CDS encoding Putative tetratricopeptide-like helical domain superfamily, which translates to MGSNTPLPAVASRSSRDAYYDLGNFSLKVSTTSPEAQTWFDRALVWTYCFNHDEAIECYKQAIAHDGDLALAYWGLSFCSGPNYNRTWRLFGEAERRRAVKLCFAYSQEALRRAAGAAPWEQGLIEALRSRFPDGDPDRDLAFCDRAYADAMREVYRRFGQDDFDIITLFADALMNVAPRRLFDTASGEPIATTPVLEVKHLLEAALRMPGVERHPGVAHMYIHLMEMSATPEAALPAADMLRDQIPDTGHTYHMPAHIDVLVGDYRRAVEYNLKATLADDVFFSQAKVQVEGSSSNSGSSSSSSSKQHTFYNYYRLHNYHSLIYAAMLGGMSKAALSATERMEAAVTERLLRTEKPALADWMEFFKAVRVHVYIRFGLWDELKQLRPLEDGRLYCVTNVMRHYGKAIAHAATGEVDEADAERALFREAARLVPPERLDFPNRIRDILLVAAAMLDGEIEYRRGNYAESFERLRDAVALEDELPFAEPWGWMLPARHAYAALSLEQGHVEQAAVAYAEDLGLRPTPKRAHQHPNNVWALHGYHECLVRLGRDAEASIIKRQLTLAAAEADVDVTSSCFCRVGVPKSDTDGRVSGSLCDSC; encoded by the coding sequence ATGGGCTCCAACACGCCCCTCCCAGCCGTGGCATCACGGTCCTCGCGTGATGCTTACTACGACCTCGGCAACTTCAGTCTCAAGGTCAGCACCACCTCACCCGAGGCCCAGACGTGGTTCGACCGGGCCCTGGTGTGGACTTACTGCTTCAACCACGACGAGGCCATTGAGTGCTACAAGCAGGCTATCGCTCACGACGGGGACCTCGCGCTCGCGTACTGGGGGCTCTCGTTCTGCTCGGGGCCCAACTACAACCGCACCTGGAGGCTGTTTGGCGAGGCGGAGCGACGGAGGGCCGTGAAACTGTGCTTCGCCTACTCGCAAGAGGCACTCCGCAGGGCCGCGGGCGCGGCTCCGTGGGAGCAGGGGCTCATCGAGGCCCTGCGGAGCCGATTCCCGGACGGCGACCCAGACCGCGATCTCGCGTTCTGCGACAGGGCGTATGCGGACGCCATGAGGGAAGTGTACCGGCGGTTCGGGCAGGACGacttcgacatcatcacgCTGTTCGCCGACGCGCTGATGAACGTCGCGCCGCGGAGGCTGTTCGACACGGCCAGCGGCGAGCCCATCGCCACGACGCCCGTCCTCGAGGTCAAGCACCTCCTCGAGGCAGCGCTGCGGATGCCGGGCGTCGAGAGGCACCCCGGCGTCGCGCACATGTACATCCACCTCATGGAGATGTCGGCCACGCCCGAGGCGGCCCTGCCGGCGGCCGATATGCTCCGCGACCAGATCCCGGACACGGGGCACACGTACCACATGCCGGCGCACATCGACGTGCTGGTCGGGGATTACCGCCGGGCCGTCGAGTACAACCTCAAGGCGACGCTGGCCGATgacgtcttcttctcccaggCCAAGGTTCAAGTCGaggggagcagcagcaatagcggtagcagtagcagcagcagcagcaaacaGCACACATTCTACAACTACTACCGGCTGCACAACTATCACTCACTCATCTATGCCGCCATGCTGGGCGGCATGTCCAAGGCGGCGCTGAGTGCGACGGAACGCAtggaggccgccgtcacggaACGCCTCCTGCGCACCGAGAAgcccgccctcgccgactgGATGGAGTTCTTCAAGGCGGTGCGCGTCCACGTCTACATCCGCTTCGGCCTGTGGGACGAGCTCAAGCAGCTGCGGCCGCTCGAGGACGGGCGCCTGTACTGCGTGACCAACGTCATGCGCCACTacggcaaggccatcgcgcacgccgccaccggcgaggtcgacgaggccgacgccgagcgcgcGCTCTTCCGGGAGGCGGCCCGGCTCGTGCCCCCGGAGCGCCTCGACTTCCCCAACAGGATCCGCGACATCCTcctcgtggcggcggccatgctGGACGGCGAGATCGAGTACCGGCGCGGCAACTACGCCGAGTCCTTCGAGCGGctccgcgacgccgtcgccctcgaggacgagctgcCCTTCGCCGAGCCGTGGGGGTGGATGCTGCCGGCGCGGCACGCCTACGCGGCGCTGTCCCTGGAGCAGGGCCACGTCGAgcaggcggccgtcgcgTACGCCGAGGACCTAGGCCTCCGTCCGACGCCGAAACGGGCGCACCAGCATCCCAACAACGTGTGGGCGCTGCACGGGTACCACGAGTGTCTGGTCCGGCTGGGGAGGGACGCCGAGGCGAGCATCATCAAGAGGCAGCTCACGCTCGCGGCTGCGGAGGCAGACGTCGACGTCACCTCATCTTGTTTCTGTCGGGTTGGGGTGCCCAAGTCGGATACAGATGGACGTGTGAGCGGCTCGTTGTGCGATTCTTGTTAG